The region TCACCGGCATGCGAGGCGACAAGCTCGATGTCCCGGGTGGTGCCCACCGGCACCAGGACCGTGGTTTCCGGCCACTGCGCCGGGGCTGGGATCGGGCCGCCATCCGTGGCGGTGATCTTGAAGGAGTACCCATGCAGGTGGATGGGGTGATGCTCCATGGCGCTCAGGTTGCCCAGGCGGATGCGCACCCGCTCGCCCTGACTCGCCACCAGGGCATCGGTGGCCGGGAAGGCCTTGCCATTGATGGTCAGCACATTGAAGCCGCTCATGGCCCCCGGATGCGGCCGCCTGGTGCCGGGCTCGATCAGCCACTCGTGCAGCATCAGGGCAAAATCCCGGTCGGCCCGCTCCTCCTTGCCCAGCCGGGGATGCACCACAAACATGCCGGTGAGCCCCATGCCCATCTGGATCATCTCGTCCCGATGCGGGTGATACATGAAGGTGCCGGCCGTGCGGAGGGTGAACTCGTAGCGGAAGGTCTCCCCTGGCCGGATCTCCCGCTGGGTGAGCCCAGCCACCCCATCCATGCCGTTAGGCACGATCATGCCGTGCCAATGGACGCTGGTGCCTTCCGGCAGGCGGTTGGTCACGTAGATCCGCACCCGGTCCCCTGCCACGGCCTCGATCACCGGGCCAGGGGTCTGCCCGTTGTAGCCCCAGACCCGGGCGATAAGGCCGGGCGCGAATTCATGCTCGAATTCCGCGGCCACGAGATGGAAGACCTTGACACCCTCCACCAGGTGCCAGGGCAGGGTGGTGCCGTTGGGCACGACCACCGGCGCATAGTCGCGACCAGGCCGGCCCGGCGCGGCGGCCCAGGAGGGGAGCCTGGTGCCCGGGACCGCCAGGGCCCAGACCACCAGGATCAACAGCGCTGCCTTGCCGATACGCCCGGTCACCGTCATTCCTCGCTCAATGCCCGGCACTGCCGCCGGAACCGGGGGCCGGCCGCGCCCCCATGGCCGGCTCCATCCCCGCAGCCGGCGGCAGGCGGCCATTGAGGATCTGCTCCAGTTCGGCCCGGGCCAGCCAGTAGTCGCCAAGCGCCGCAACCGCCTGGCGCCGGGCCTGCGTCTCCTGCCGCTGGGCGGCCAGAAGATCGGCGGGGCCGATCTGCATGGCGTTCAGTGCCAGGAGGGTTTCGGATGTGATCGTCTCGTGGAGCGGCACCAGCACCGTGGCGCAGTACCGGGCCCGCTGGCGCGCCGCCATGAGGCGCTGGGCCGCAGCCCGCGCCGCGGCGCGCACCTCCACCGCCATGGCGGTGTATTCCCGCCAGGAGCCCCGCAGCTCGGCCTCAGCCGCCATGGCCGGTCCCTGGCCCCAGTCGACGATGGGGACGGCCACCTCCACCGCGGGACCCGCCGACCATTCGCCTGCCTCCCGCTGCAGGTCGGCACCAAGCCCGGCGCCGTCGAGGAGCTGCTGCAGCCGGCCGCTGCCCAGGCGCTCGGCCGCCACTGCCGCCCGGTGGCGGGCGATCCCCAGGTCCAGGCTCGCCTCGATCGCCCGGCGCTCCACCTGGGCCGGCTCCGGATCCGCGGCCGGCAGCTGCGGCAAGGGTGCGGCCCGCCAGGCGGTATCCTCGCCGAAGAGGCCCAAGAGCCCGTTCAGCCGCTCCCGGCCCGCGGCCACCGCCTGTTCCGCCTCCGCAAAGTCGAGCCGGACCCCTGCCGCCATCGCCCGCTCCCGGGCCAGATCCAGATCGGTCAAGTTGCCGGCCGCATGGAGCCGCCGGGCGATCTCCGCGGCCAGCTCGGCGCTGGCCACAAGTCGGCGCCCGAGCGCCAGCTGCTCCAGCTCCGTCTGGTAGCGCAGAAAGGTAGCGCGAACCTCCCAGGCCAGATCCAGGACCGCACCCACCACCCGCCGCTGGGCCAGCGCCAGCTCGGCTGCGGCCAGCCGCTGCCGGAGCGGGATGGCGAAGATGCCCAGAAAGCTCTCCGCCACCGCCAGCTCGATGGCCGGCGAGCCGCCGTCCTCCCAGCGCACCGAGGCGGCGAGCACCGGATTGGCGAGCAGGCCGGCCTGCACCAGATCGGCATGGGCGACGCCCACCTCCTCGTACACCGCCTGCACCCGCCGGTTGTTGAGCAGCGCGATCTGGACGGCGCGGTCGGCGGTCAGCTCCTGCCGGAGCAGCTCCGGTACCGGCGCCGGCGCCGTTCCCTCGTCCGAGAGCTGCCGATTCCAGGGGGGGACGGTTCCGGCCCTTGCCTCCAGGTCCCGCCGCACCGCCTCGAAGCCCCGGTCCTGGGGCACGGCTGCGCAGCCGGCAAGAAGAAGCAGCGCGACCCAGACGGCCTTCATGGGTGCCCCCCCTCTGCCCCGTGGCCGTGGTGGTGTCCGGCCGCAGGATGGGCCGGCGCCGGCGGTTGCGCGGCCTCCTGCTCCGCCGGGGCAGGGGCGGCCGGCCAGGGCCTCGCCTCCGGGGCCGCCACATGCGCCGGATGGGAGAGCGGGAGATCGGGCAGCGGTACCGGCGCGCAGCCGGCGACCAGGAGGCAGGTGGAGAGCGTGACGGTCAGGAGGCGCATCATGCTATCGCCCATTTGCAAGACCAGGGCCGGACGCGCCCTGTCCCGCGTCCGGCAAAGGAGAGATGGTGGGGAATGCACTCGGCGGGCGTGGACCTTCGGTCAGGCTGCATCAGCCTGGCACAGGCCCCAGCCAAAAGGCAAGGGGCAGGCTGCCGGCACGGGGAGACACCGGCTGCTGGTCGGCGCGGCTGGCGATTCGGGTCTTTTCTTGCAGCACAGGACAAATCCTGCCGCGATGGACAGTTCGGCCCTCCGGCGCTTGGCGGCCGCCGTCCGCTCAAACGCCTTCTCCGACGATGGTATGCAAATCTCTGGGCAGAGATATGGCAAATGGTGTACCACAGAAGAGCCGGCGTTGCCCAGGCCGGCGGAGGGAGGGCGCAGGGAGGATGACATGCCGAACCGGCCAGTGAGCTTTGTCTACGACCAGTATGGCAACACCCGGCGGCTGCTGGCGCACCGGCGGGGGGTAGAGGTGCTGGCCAACGGCTTCACCAACAAGGGCACCTCATTCGGCCTGGCAGAACGGCGGGCCCTGGGGCTGGAAGGGCTGGTGCCGCCGGCGGTGCGGACCATGGCCAGCCAGGTGGCCAACTGCCGGCTGCGGGTGGAGGCCAAGGCGGATCCCATCGACAAGTTCATCGAGATCCGCTCCCTCTTCGACCGCAACGCCACCCTGGCCCATGCGCTTGTGGCCAGCGACATCGAGGCCTTCATGCCCATCATCTACACGCCCACCGTGGGCCTGGCCTGCCAGCGCTACTCCTCCCTGTTCCGCCGGGCCCAGGGCGTCCATTTCTTTCCCGGCAACATCGGGCAGGCGGAGGCCATCCTGGAGCAGTTCGGCCACCGGGAGATCCGGGTGGCGGTGGTCACCGACAACCAGGGCATCCTGGGCATCGGTGACCAGGGGGCGGGCGGCATCGCCATCTGCCTGGGCAAGCTGATGCTCTATACCCAGGGGGCCGGCATCGCCCCCTGGCACTGCCTGCCCATCTCTCTGGACGTGGGCACCGACAACCAGGCCCTCCTGGACGATCCCGACTACCTGGGCTGGCGCCACCCCCGCCTCCAGGGCGAAGAATACGTCCGGTTCGTGCAGCGCTTCGCCCAGGCCTTCCGGGCCGTGTTTCCCAATGCCCTGTGCCAGTGGGAAGATTTTTCCAAGCAGAACGCCTTTGCCATCCGGGATGCCTATCTCCACGACCTCATCTCCTTCAACGACGACATCCAGGGCACCGGTGCCGTGACCCTGGCGGCGATGCTGTCCGCCATGGCCATCAAGAAGGAGCGCCTGGCCGACCAGGTGTTCCTCATCCACGGCGCCGGGGCCGGCGGGGTGGGGATCGCCGAGCAGATCGCCGTGGCCCTGGAGGAGGAGGGGGCGACCCCGAATGAGGCCCGGGCGCGGATCTTCACCGTGGACCGCCGGGGCCTGGTAACCTTGGATCGGCCGCTGGAGCCGTACAAGGTGAAGTTCGCCAAGGAGCCGGCGCTCTTCGCCCCGTTGCTCGCGGACCGGCCGGCCAGCCTGGCCGGGATCATCCGCCAGACCCGGGCAACGGTGCTGGTGGGCACGTCCGGCCAGGCCGGCTCCTTCACGGCCGAGGTGATCGCGGCCATGGTCGCCAACAGCCCCCGGCCGGTCATTCTGCCCTTGAGCAACCCCACCGCCAACTGCGAGGCCACGCCGGAGGCGATCATGGCCGCCAGCAACGGCCGGGCCCTGGTGGCCACCGGCAGCCCGTTTCCGCCCCTGACCGGGGGCGGCCGGTCCGCCCGGGTCGGCCAGGCCAACAATGTCTTTGTCTTCCCGGGCCTCGGGCTGGGGGTGCTGGCCTCCGGCGCCCGGGCGGTGCTGCCGGCCTTCTTCACCGCCGCGGCCCGGGCGGTGGCGGCCCAGGTGAGCGCCGCCGACCGCCGCCAGGGGATCCTGATGCCGAAGGTGGCCTCGTTGCGGACCATCAGCCTGGCCGTGGCCCACGCCGTGGGCCAGGCCGCCATCCGGGAAGGGGTGAGCGGCCTTTGCGTGTTCTCCCAGTTCCAGCACAACAACGACCCGGAACGGCTGCGCACCCTGGTGGAGCGGCTGCGCTGGCGACCCGAGTACCTGCCGGTGGATCCCGCCTGAGGTCCGCTCCGGCAGCTGGTGCTCCGGCCGGCCCGGTCGCCCCCCTCCGCCCTTGACGCTCCTCGCTGCCTTGTGCGCATGATAGAGAAGGCCCGGAAGCCAACCTGGGGATGGCCGACTGCAATCCCTTGGCGCTTCCTAGAGTTCACCTTCGGGGGGAGGGACGGGCGATGGAACGTCAGGCGTCGCGGTGGCTGCTCGGTATCGTGGGATCTCTCACCATCATCATCGGCACGGCGGGGCTGGGATGGGCCTTGGATGAGGGGGCAGCGGCTGCCGGCCATGGCAGTGCGCCGGCCCGGACCGCCACGGTGGGCACGGACCCGGGATTGGCAGCGGAGCTGGGCCGGGGGGCGACGGTGCGGGCCGAGGGCGCCCGGCCGTTGCCGGCGGAGTCGGCCAGAGCCGCGGCTACCGCCGGGCGGGAACCGGTGTCCCAGGCCCATGGTGGCGGCAGCGAGGAAAGCCAGGCCGGAGCGGTGGCCTGGGCAGCCCTGGGGGTCGGCATCGTCGCCATTCTGCTGCTCCTGGTGCTGCTCGTCAGAAGTGGCGACAGCCAGCGCTTCATCCGCAACCTGAGCATCGGCGCCAAGATCCTCAGCCTGGTGGCGGTGCTCCTGGTGCTGATGGTCGCCATGGCCGGCTTCGGGATGACCAAATTCTGGTCCATCGGTGACGAGATCGTCGCGGTCGGCCACCGGGATATCCCGCTCACCGCCATCGTCACCGACATCGAGACTCACCAGCTGGAGCAGGCGATGTTTGTGGAGCGGGCCTTGCGCTTCGGCGAGGTGCTGGCGGCCAAGGATGTGGCGGCCACTGGCCTTGCCCACGCCCAGGAGGCCTTCGGGGCAGCCTCCAAGGTGGTGGAGGCCAGGATCAAGGAGGGCGAAAAGCTGGCCGAGCAGTCCCTGGCCACGGCCGACAGCGGCCGCGACCGGGCGGAGCTTGAGGGGGTCCTGGAGCAGCTGGCCAGAATCGCCCAGGAGCACGAGGACTTCGCCAACCATGCCGAGCGGATCTTCGGCCTCATCAAGGCCGGCCAGGTGCACGAGGCCGAGGCCTGGGCCGAGCGGGCGGAGGAGGAGGCGGATCAGCTGGACAGCGAACTGGGCGCGCTCTACGCCGAGATCGAGGCCTTCACCGAGGAGGCCATGGCCACGGTGGAGGCGGACGAGAAGGCGGCGGTGCGGGGCATGGTGGTGGTGAGCCTGCTCTCCCTCCTCTTCGGACTGGGGGCGGGCATCTTCATCGCCCGGGCCATCACCCGGCCGGTGGCCCGGATGGTGGAGTTCATCAGGAAGGTGGCCCAGGGGGATCTCACCGACACCTTTGCCGTGGATTCCACCGACGAGGTGGGCGTGATGGGCAAGACCCTGAACCTCATGGTGAGCGAGCTGCGGGGCATTGTCCACAAGGTGCAGGATGCGGCCAACAACATGGCCGCCTCCGCCGAGGAGGCGGCCAGTGCCGCCCAGATGCTGTCCCAGGGGGCCTCCGAGCAGGCGAGCAACGTCGAGGAGGTCTCGGCGGCCACCGAGGAGGTCTCCTCATCCATGGAGGAGATGAACGCCTCGGTGAGCCAGAACGCAGACAACGCCCAGGCCACCCAGGCCCTGGCCGTCAAATCGGCGGAGGATGCCATCCGCGGCGCCCAGGCCGTGCAGGAGATGGCCCAGGCCATGGGGGATGTGGCCCAGAAGATCGTGATCGTCGAGGAGATTGCCCGGCAGACCAACCTTCTGGCCTTGAACGCCGCCATCGAGGCGGCCCGGGCCGGGGAGCACGGCAAAGGCTTCGCGGTGGTGGCCTCGGAGGTGCGGAAGCTGGCCGAGCGGAGCCAGAGCGCAGCCCAGGAGATCAGTGAGCTGTCCCGCCGGACCATCAGCGTCAGCGACGACACCTGCCAGCTCATCAGCGGCGTGGTGCCGGATGTGCGCAAGACCGCCGAGCTGGTGCAGGAGATCTCCGTGTCCAGCAAGGAGCAGGCCTCGGGGGTCGCCCAGGTATCCCGGGCCCTGGAGGAGATCTCCAACTCCATGCAGCAGGTGGAGAAGGCCATCGGCCAGAACTCGGCGGCGGCTGAAGAGATGGCCTCCACCAGCGAAGAGATGTCGGCCCAGGCCGAGGTCTTGCGCCAGCAGATCGCCTTCTTCAAGGTGGAGGCCGG is a window of Thermodesulfobacteriota bacterium DNA encoding:
- a CDS encoding NAD-dependent malic enzyme, whose protein sequence is MPNRPVSFVYDQYGNTRRLLAHRRGVEVLANGFTNKGTSFGLAERRALGLEGLVPPAVRTMASQVANCRLRVEAKADPIDKFIEIRSLFDRNATLAHALVASDIEAFMPIIYTPTVGLACQRYSSLFRRAQGVHFFPGNIGQAEAILEQFGHREIRVAVVTDNQGILGIGDQGAGGIAICLGKLMLYTQGAGIAPWHCLPISLDVGTDNQALLDDPDYLGWRHPRLQGEEYVRFVQRFAQAFRAVFPNALCQWEDFSKQNAFAIRDAYLHDLISFNDDIQGTGAVTLAAMLSAMAIKKERLADQVFLIHGAGAGGVGIAEQIAVALEEEGATPNEARARIFTVDRRGLVTLDRPLEPYKVKFAKEPALFAPLLADRPASLAGIIRQTRATVLVGTSGQAGSFTAEVIAAMVANSPRPVILPLSNPTANCEATPEAIMAASNGRALVATGSPFPPLTGGGRSARVGQANNVFVFPGLGLGVLASGARAVLPAFFTAAARAVAAQVSAADRRQGILMPKVASLRTISLAVAHAVGQAAIREGVSGLCVFSQFQHNNDPERLRTLVERLRWRPEYLPVDPA
- a CDS encoding TolC family protein, with amino-acid sequence MKAVWVALLLLAGCAAVPQDRGFEAVRRDLEARAGTVPPWNRQLSDEGTAPAPVPELLRQELTADRAVQIALLNNRRVQAVYEEVGVAHADLVQAGLLANPVLAASVRWEDGGSPAIELAVAESFLGIFAIPLRQRLAAAELALAQRRVVGAVLDLAWEVRATFLRYQTELEQLALGRRLVASAELAAEIARRLHAAGNLTDLDLARERAMAAGVRLDFAEAEQAVAAGRERLNGLLGLFGEDTAWRAAPLPQLPAADPEPAQVERRAIEASLDLGIARHRAAVAAERLGSGRLQQLLDGAGLGADLQREAGEWSAGPAVEVAVPIVDWGQGPAMAAEAELRGSWREYTAMAVEVRAAARAAAQRLMAARQRARYCATVLVPLHETITSETLLALNAMQIGPADLLAAQRQETQARRQAVAALGDYWLARAELEQILNGRLPPAAGMEPAMGARPAPGSGGSAGH
- a CDS encoding copper oxidase, whose protein sequence is MTVTGRIGKAALLILVVWALAVPGTRLPSWAAAPGRPGRDYAPVVVPNGTTLPWHLVEGVKVFHLVAAEFEHEFAPGLIARVWGYNGQTPGPVIEAVAGDRVRIYVTNRLPEGTSVHWHGMIVPNGMDGVAGLTQREIRPGETFRYEFTLRTAGTFMYHPHRDEMIQMGMGLTGMFVVHPRLGKEERADRDFALMLHEWLIEPGTRRPHPGAMSGFNVLTINGKAFPATDALVASQGERVRIRLGNLSAMEHHPIHLHGYSFKITATDGGPIPAPAQWPETTVLVPVGTTRDIELVASHAGDWLMHCHMTHHVMNQMGHGPSLLGLDPAGLDQRVGDLVSGSMIIGQTGMAGMAEMGMPVPRNSIPMAGKEGPWGFIDMGGMVTVLKVRPGLASYEDPGWYRQPAGTTARPATAEELAADGIR
- a CDS encoding methyl-accepting chemotaxis protein; translated protein: MERQASRWLLGIVGSLTIIIGTAGLGWALDEGAAAAGHGSAPARTATVGTDPGLAAELGRGATVRAEGARPLPAESARAAATAGREPVSQAHGGGSEESQAGAVAWAALGVGIVAILLLLVLLVRSGDSQRFIRNLSIGAKILSLVAVLLVLMVAMAGFGMTKFWSIGDEIVAVGHRDIPLTAIVTDIETHQLEQAMFVERALRFGEVLAAKDVAATGLAHAQEAFGAASKVVEARIKEGEKLAEQSLATADSGRDRAELEGVLEQLARIAQEHEDFANHAERIFGLIKAGQVHEAEAWAERAEEEADQLDSELGALYAEIEAFTEEAMATVEADEKAAVRGMVVVSLLSLLFGLGAGIFIARAITRPVARMVEFIRKVAQGDLTDTFAVDSTDEVGVMGKTLNLMVSELRGIVHKVQDAANNMAASAEEAASAAQMLSQGASEQASNVEEVSAATEEVSSSMEEMNASVSQNADNAQATQALAVKSAEDAIRGAQAVQEMAQAMGDVAQKIVIVEEIARQTNLLALNAAIEAARAGEHGKGFAVVASEVRKLAERSQSAAQEISELSRRTISVSDDTCQLISGVVPDVRKTAELVQEISVSSKEQASGVAQVSRALEEISNSMQQVEKAIGQNSAAAEEMASTSEEMSAQAEVLRQQIAFFKVEAGASPAPAPAPRARPARPEAGPAFGGSVALPASPEKKGAAASGCNLDLDNEFQRMS